The Henckelia pumila isolate YLH828 unplaced genomic scaffold, ASM3356847v2 CTG_461:::fragment_3, whole genome shotgun sequence genome window below encodes:
- the LOC140872248 gene encoding protein BIIDXI-like translates to MDHVFQSLLLFFMIYITLSNAADILQNPDFEIAPMNISSVNATSQFLLLHNKENPIPGWWFDGTVWYVTPAANLSLPGNGHAIRLGENGRINQTFQGTDDYSDYILTFTLAAQNENCFNNFTAVNVSVLDPEYDDVRSRVFSLWMNSSRHLWISYGFHLGSWGSKKDSISLDIKSVAQSSDQNFTCWPVVDNFILKRNGMPRWYEGNQIANGDFEIGPAVIKNSSEGILLSEDSTSYHTPLQQWKILGTVKYIDSKHFKIPRGNAAIELFSGSSGIQADFVFQLKQTYTLNFTIGDANDSCVGDLLVFLQVGNDVWNYTLQGNGTGSAKSRHSVSFSIATESSRDTSIVFYRFNETWASDGVLCGPVLDNISLYSSNSNSNSNSRKMELWFGVVISSLVLGLMILV, encoded by the exons ATGGATCATGTGTTCCAATCCCTCCTCTTGTTCTTCATGATCTACATCACATTATCAAATGCTGCAG ATATACTACAAAACCCGGATTTTGAAATCGCTCCGATGAACATATCATCAGTAAACGCAACTTCCCAATTCTTGCTTCTCCACAACAAAGAGAACCCAATCCCAGGATGGTGGTTCGATGGAACAGTTTGGTATGTAACTCCAGCTGCCAACTTATCGTTACCGGGGAACGGTCATGCGATTCGGCTAGGCGAAAATGGTCGAATCAACCAAACATTCCAAGGGACTGATGATTACTCTGATTACATTCTCACTTTCACTCTGGCTGCTCAAAACGAGAATTGTTTCAACAACTTCACCGCCGTGAATGTTTCGGTTCTTGATCCTGAGTACGATGATGTTCGATCACGAGTCTTCTCTTTGTGGATGAATTCGAGCAGACATTTGTGGATTAGCTATGGTTTTCATTTGGGATCATGGGGAAGTAAAAAGGATTCCATAAGTCTTGACATCAAAAGTGTGGCTCAAAGTTCGGACCAAAATTTTACTTGTTGGCCCGTTGTGGATAACTTCATTCTGAAGAGAAATGGAATGCCCCGATGGTACGAAG GTAACCAGATAGCAAATGGAGATTTCGAGATTGGGCCGGCAGTGATCAAGAACTCCTCAGAGGGAATTCTTCTAAGTGAAGATTCAACCTCATACCATACCCCACTCCAACAATGGAAAATCCTCGGAACCGTGAAATACATTGATTCGAAGCACTTCAAAATCCCCCGAGGCAATGCTGCAATCGAGCTATTTTCGGGTTCATCTGGCATCCAAGCAGATTTTGTTTTCCAGCTCAAACAAACTTACACTTTGAACTTCACCATAGGGGATGCTAATGATTCTTGTGTAGGAGACTTGTTGGTATTCTTGCAAGTGGGGAATGATGTATGGAACTACACATTGCAAGGTAATGGGACGGGATCCGCCAAATCCAGGCATTCCGTGAGTTTTAGTATCGCAACCGAATCGTCGAGGGATACTTCTATAGTGTTCTATAGATTCAACGAGACATGGGCGAGCGATGGTGTTCTATGTGGTCCTGTCCTAGACAACATAAGTCTATATAGTTCGAACTCgaattcgaactcgaactcgaggAAGATGGAACTTTGGTTTGGTGTTGTGATTTCTAGTTTGGTTCTTGGTTTGATGATTCTTGTGTAA
- the LOC140872298 gene encoding LOW QUALITY PROTEIN: uncharacterized protein (The sequence of the model RefSeq protein was modified relative to this genomic sequence to represent the inferred CDS: substituted 1 base at 1 genomic stop codon), with protein sequence MRSDRFQGGGCVAIRAITHSSSFSKCNPSHSDVASCGTPVWMGKGLTCVCFKRKASCSRVCINLSPIKEERLRRLRHRNKVYFDSSRPEHQEALRTLWSATYPGKKLQSLVSDQWKDMGWQGKDPSTDFRGAGFISLENLLFFAKTYFTSFQSLLRKQTGKRAVWEYPFAVAGVNITFMLMQMLDLNATKPGTFIRAIFLQMLAENEWAFDLLYCVAFMIMDNLWLQKNATYMDFNFLYAXVKHDILKSTRYQLEKELLMDDVTWIEDMPSYNLLH encoded by the exons ATGAGATCGGACAGGTTTCAGGGAGGCGGATGCGTCGCGATTCGGGCGATTACTCACTCGTCCTCGTTTTCCAAATGCAATCCTTCTCATTCAG ATGTTGCCTCTTGCGGCACACCAGTGTGGATGGGTAAAGGCCTCACTTGTGTTTGCTTCAAGCGCAAGGCAAGCTGTTCACGCGTATGCATCAACTTGAGCCCCATAAAG GAGGAGAGACTAAGAAGATTAAGACACCGAAATAAAGTTTACTTTGATTCATCCAGGCCAGAACATCAG GAAGCTTTAAGGACATTATGGTCAGCTACATACCCTGGAAAGAAACTACAAAGTTTGGTTTCTGATCAGTGGAAAGATATGGGGTGGCAAGGAAAAGATCCATCTACAGACTTCAG GGGAGCTGGCTTCATTtctttggaaaatttgttgttcTTTGCCAAAACATATTTT ACATCTTTTCAGAGTCTCTTAAGGAAACAAACAGGCAAGAGAGCGGTTTGGGAATATCCATTTGCGGTTGCTGGTGTAAATATTACATTTATGCTCATGCAAATGCTTGATCTGAATGCCA CCAAGCCTGGGACGTTTATCAGAGCAATTTTTCTGCAAATGTTAGCAG AGAATGAGTGGGCATTTGATCTACTATACTGTGTTGCTTTCATGATAATGGACAACTTGTGGCTCCAAAAAAATGCGACATACATGGACTTCAAC TTCTTATATGCATGAGTTAAACATGATATTTTAAAATCGACCCGATATCAATTGGAGAAAGAACTCCTGATGGATGACGTTACATGGATCGAAGACATGCCTTCCTACAACCTTCTGCATTGA